A DNA window from Helianthus annuus cultivar XRQ/B chromosome 15, HanXRQr2.0-SUNRISE, whole genome shotgun sequence contains the following coding sequences:
- the LOC110914545 gene encoding uncharacterized protein LOC110914545: protein MPPILNQNAPDRLIWKDRQDKQKDFSASEVWENIRSRGEEVGWAELVWFSQCIPRHSFHMWLVIKNKLKTQDRMGIWDVGSATNLNLMFCPLCWNGKDSRDHLFFQCPYGLQVWNMVKGLAYMETVDANWDSIMTWFSQNPSGKSSEILVGKMVVAASTYFIWQERNNRLFSPNQRNATLIANIVLHTVRMKLMTFKAGRGSKNPLLLERWKFQVKTMSLDPG from the coding sequence ATGCCGCCGATTCTTAACCAAAACGCTCCAGATAGGCTGATTTGGAAGGATAGACAAGATAAGCAAAAGGATTTTAGTGCTAGTGAGGTTTGGGAGAACATCCGTTCGCGTGGGGAAGAGGTAGGTTGGGCTGAGTTGGTGTGGTTTAGTCAATGCATCCCTAGACACTCTTTTCACATGTGGCTAGTTATTAAGAATAAGCTGAAAACTCAGGATCGTATGGGGATTTGGGACGTCGGAAGTGCAACCAATCTAAATCTCATGTTTTGTCCGCTTTGCTGGAATGGTAAAGACTCTCGTGATCATTTATTTTTTCAGTGTCCTTATGGGTTGCAAGTGTGGAATATGGTAAAAGGGTTGGCTTACATGGAAACAGTTGACGCCAACTGGGACTCTATtatgacatggttttcacaaaacCCTTCGGGTAAGTCGTCAGAAATTTTAGTTGGTAAAATGGTTGTTGCTGCTTCGACTTATTTTATCTGGCAAGAAAGAAACAATAGGTTATTTTCTCCGAATCAGCGGAATGCTACTTTGATTGCAAATATAGTCCTCCATACGGTTCGCATGAAGTTGATGACGTTCAAGGCAGGGAGAGGTTCCAAGAACCCGTTATTGTTAGAGCGGTGGAAGTTCCAAGTGAAGACTATGAGCCTCGATCCAGGCTAG